GATTTTCTGAAAAACCTTCCAGTTGAGTCTGGAAAAGAGAGGTTTCAACATCTTTCCCGCAAAGAAGGTGAGAGAATCCCAGCTCAAAAGTCCCAGGTATATCTCAAAGAAAGCCAGACCTGTCTGCATCCTTCCTGCAGAAATCAATGTGGACGCTGCTAGAATAGGAAGGGGTGTTCCAGAGTTGTCGAAAAGAAACGTTGTCAGAAAGAGTAACAGATACTTCAAGTTTTCTCACTCCCTCTGAGAATATAATAGCGCACGGAGGTGACGGGGAAATAATCGATACGGTCGAGAAAACCGGTGAAAGGGTTCTGAACAAAATATTGATACTTTCTCTGGGAATTCCTGTCGTTTTTTCTCTGATCCGTGCCAAAATCGTTGAGACGGTGGGTTATTTCATATTCTGGCTGGGAGGTTTTTCTCCGTACGTGTATGAAAAGGTTGTGCACCAAGAAGTGCCTGAAAAGACAAAACTGATGCTCTCTTCGTCCATATTTCTTCACTCCGTTCTGGGGCAGTTCATGAACTTCTACGGGAAAATTCCTTTCTGGGACAAGTGCCTTCATTTCTATGGATCTTTCGTTGTCACGTACTTTTTCTATCAAATTCTGACAAGAAAGTCCAGGTACTGGGACGAGGTTCCAGGAGCGATACTGATGGCCTTTCTTCTTAGTACCCTCTCTGGCCTTCTCTGGGAGATCGCTGAATTTGTCACAGACAAGGTGGTTCCGGGGTACAACACTCAAAAGGGTCTGGACGACACGATGCTGGATCTCATCTTCGACCTTCTTGGAAGTTATGTGATGGCCAAAATCCTCTACAAAAAGAAGACAGGGCACGTGTTCTGGAGACCGCGTCCATGAAAAAAACCTATCTTTTTCTCACACTTGAAGGTATCTTTTCACTGTTCTATTCTCTGCTCGTTCAAGGTCCCGTTTTCACGGGACTTGCGATGCTTTTCAACCTGGATGAATTCCTTCTGAGCATCGCCGCTGCCGTACCACCCATGATGCAGTTCTTTCAACTTTTCGCTTCTTTCTTCGTACGAAAGTACAGAAAGAGACGCTTCCTCGTCAACGTGTTCAACGCCCTGAGCAGATTCAGCTTTGCAGCGCTCGTTGTGTTTGTTTTCCTTGGAAAAACAGATCCGACTACCTTCATCGGCGCTTTGATGATCTCGCAGATCTTCGCAGCCCTTTCGAGCAGCACCTGGAACTCCTGGATGAGAGATCTCATTCCTCCTGAAGAAAGGGGGAGGGTATTTGGAAACAGAAACATGTTCCTTTCCATAGGCAACGCCTTCATAATATACCTCTACTCCTTCCTAATCGATCGTTTCTCTATAGGTTTTGTCCTTGTGCTTCTTATCTCCATGGTGGGAACAGTTCTTTCCATCCTCTCGATGAACAAAATCCCAGACGTCCCAGTAAAGGCATCGGGAAGTGGTGTTCCTCTGAAGGCCGTCTTCAAGGACGACAACTTCATGAGATTTGTTCTCTTCACGTTCTACTGGAACATGGCGGTTACGTTCTCTTCTGCGTTCTACCATTACCACCTTCTGAAGAACCTGAATGTGAGTTACACCTACATCGCCTATATGATGATACTGAACAACTTCGTGGCGATGCTTGCCTACAGGATTTTAGGGAAGATCTCTGACAGCGTCGGACACAAAACAATAGCAGAATTTGGAATAGTGCTCGCCTCCTTTGTTTCTGGAATGTGGCTTTTTATGAACACCGAAACGTACAGAACACTGATGCTTTCAGACGCGGTGATCTCCTCTGTGGCCTGGTCTGCCATAAACCTGTCGCTTGCCATTCTCCCCATGGAGGTTGCCTTCGAATCAGACCCAATCTTTTTCGGTCTGAACGCTTCTTTTGCCAGTGTGGGAAGTCTGGCAGGCTCTTTCCTGGGAGGTATCGTTGCAAAGTTTCTTTCTGACATCTACATGAACATAAGCGGTTTTGAGATCTACGGTCTACAGTTACTCTTTTTAATGGCTGGATTCTTCAGATTCTCTGCTATATTCCTGTTGAGGAGAGTCAAGGTAAGGCAGTACATTCCGTTCAGGGCGTTCATGTTGAGCACCCTCTTTGTCACCTTCAGAAGACCCGTGTACAGACTGATGGATGTGTACCTTATTCTGAAAAGGAGTGGTGAGCGTGTACGAAAGACTGCTGGAAGACTTAAGAAAAGGAAGGGTGATTCTGACAAGCAAGATGAAAGACAGAGTTAACGGCATGACGATAGGGTGGGGATTCTTCGGTATCATGTGGGAAGAAGAGTACTTCATTACCGCTGTGAGGCCTCAGAGATTCACCTGGCGTCTCATCAAAGAGAGCAGAAGATTCACTCTGAACTTTCTGAGCGAAGAACACAGAGAGGCGCTTAATTACTTTGGGCGTGTGAGTGGGTACCAGGAAGAGAAGTTCA
This genomic window from Thermotoga sp. SG1 contains:
- a CDS encoding MFS transporter; protein product: MKKTYLFLTLEGIFSLFYSLLVQGPVFTGLAMLFNLDEFLLSIAAAVPPMMQFFQLFASFFVRKYRKRRFLVNVFNALSRFSFAALVVFVFLGKTDPTTFIGALMISQIFAALSSSTWNSWMRDLIPPEERGRVFGNRNMFLSIGNAFIIYLYSFLIDRFSIGFVLVLLISMVGTVLSILSMNKIPDVPVKASGSGVPLKAVFKDDNFMRFVLFTFYWNMAVTFSSAFYHYHLLKNLNVSYTYIAYMMILNNFVAMLAYRILGKISDSVGHKTIAEFGIVLASFVSGMWLFMNTETYRTLMLSDAVISSVAWSAINLSLAILPMEVAFESDPIFFGLNASFASVGSLAGSFLGGIVAKFLSDIYMNISGFEIYGLQLLFLMAGFFRFSAIFLLRRVKVRQYIPFRAFMLSTLFVTFRRPVYRLMDVYLILKRSGERVRKTAGRLKKRKGDSDKQDERQS
- a CDS encoding flavin reductase family protein, with the protein product MSVYERLLEDLRKGRVILTSKMKDRVNGMTIGWGFFGIMWEEEYFITAVRPQRFTWRLIKESRRFTLNFLSEEHREALNYFGRVSGYQEEKFKKGLLHLDELEGFTAPIKEAHTLIECSVTFANNVEPFVLPQGIIDRFYKDHGFHTLFFGKIEKVLQR